In Kordiimonas sp. SCSIO 12610, the following are encoded in one genomic region:
- a CDS encoding GMC oxidoreductase, translated as MRPASASYDYVIVGSGFGGSVSALRLSQKGYRVLVVEKGRRFETKDISKGTTRPGAWIWDPKIGLNGIMKLTFLKHVGVMSGVGVGGGSLVYGATLPTPKDSFFQTGSWAGLNNWKDALEPHYQTALSMLGATKNPRLTAADFVLRDLAREVGREDTFEATNVGIFFGDDGEAGQEVADPYFDGKGPKRTGCIQCGDCMTGCPYGAKNSLDKNYLYLAEKLGAEVLPETEVLDVKPAGARDGSEGYFIKAQFGKEKPQIVKANGVIMAGGVMGTVPLLLKLRDAGSLPRLSEKLGKDVRTNNESLTSVTAVGKDPKFNDGVAIGSIFHPDEHSHVEPIRLGAKSGLWRLMLLPMATGGSLIARLGSLFKNWITDPIRGTKAIFTSSFGPRTICLLFMQHLDSSLSIERGRFGRLQSKLEPGQLPPSADIPLSNKLAHLTEKIIGGKASRLGVEILRGAPATAHILGGAVMGKDETTGVIDAENHVFNYRNLFVCDGSAISANPGVNPSLSITAITEHAMSKIPHKSVGKE; from the coding sequence ATGAGACCAGCCAGTGCATCCTATGATTATGTGATTGTTGGAAGCGGCTTCGGCGGATCTGTTAGCGCACTTAGATTGTCGCAAAAGGGATACCGGGTCCTGGTTGTTGAAAAAGGACGTCGTTTTGAGACCAAAGATATTTCAAAGGGAACCACACGACCTGGCGCCTGGATATGGGATCCGAAAATTGGCCTAAATGGTATAATGAAACTTACCTTTCTCAAGCATGTTGGCGTCATGTCGGGCGTGGGTGTTGGAGGTGGTTCGTTAGTATATGGTGCAACACTACCGACACCAAAAGATAGCTTCTTTCAAACCGGGTCGTGGGCAGGGCTAAATAATTGGAAAGACGCTCTGGAGCCACATTACCAAACTGCTCTTTCAATGCTGGGTGCCACTAAAAATCCTCGTCTGACAGCAGCGGATTTTGTGCTTCGCGACTTAGCTCGTGAAGTAGGGCGTGAAGACACATTTGAAGCCACGAATGTGGGGATATTTTTCGGCGATGATGGGGAAGCAGGCCAAGAGGTTGCTGATCCATATTTCGACGGCAAGGGTCCAAAACGCACCGGATGTATCCAGTGCGGTGACTGCATGACGGGCTGTCCATATGGTGCAAAAAACTCACTGGACAAAAACTACCTTTATCTTGCTGAAAAGCTAGGAGCTGAAGTTCTCCCTGAAACCGAAGTTTTAGACGTTAAACCCGCAGGTGCCCGTGATGGCAGTGAAGGGTATTTCATTAAAGCACAATTTGGTAAAGAAAAGCCGCAAATCGTTAAAGCTAACGGTGTTATAATGGCCGGCGGTGTTATGGGTACTGTTCCCCTTCTTCTAAAACTTCGCGATGCGGGGTCTCTGCCGCGCCTTTCCGAAAAACTTGGTAAGGATGTGCGTACCAATAACGAGTCTCTCACATCAGTTACAGCGGTTGGAAAAGATCCCAAATTTAATGACGGCGTCGCTATTGGATCTATTTTTCATCCTGATGAACACAGCCATGTCGAGCCTATAAGGCTGGGGGCAAAATCGGGGCTGTGGCGTTTGATGCTATTGCCGATGGCAACGGGGGGATCGCTGATCGCTCGTTTGGGGTCATTATTTAAAAATTGGATCACGGACCCGATCCGTGGAACCAAAGCAATATTTACTTCAAGCTTTGGCCCTCGAACTATTTGCCTTCTTTTCATGCAGCATCTCGACAGTAGTTTGTCGATAGAACGTGGAAGGTTTGGTCGGTTACAATCTAAATTAGAGCCCGGGCAACTGCCGCCGTCTGCGGATATTCCCTTATCGAATAAATTAGCCCACCTTACCGAGAAGATTATTGGAGGTAAAGCAAGTCGGCTTGGCGTCGAGATATTAAGGGGGGCGCCAGCGACCGCGCATATATTAGGCGGCGCAGTCATGGGCAAAGATGAAACTACTGGCGTTATTGATGCTGAAAATCACGTGTTTAATTATCGGAACCTTTTTGTTTGTGATGGCTCCGCCATTTCGGCAAACCCCGGTGTTAATCCGTCCCTCAGTATTACCGCTATCACCGAGCATGCGATGAGCAAAATCCCGCACAAATCAGTTGGAAAGGAATAA
- a CDS encoding coniferyl aldehyde dehydrogenase, with amino-acid sequence MTIEGGKFEADVRGELNQLLLAQKNAFLKDPMPSRKERIRRLDKIHNLLVDNRDAFAEAVNKDFSGRPKAETDLAEIMPLLDGIAYYRKRVGILMKPERRGVPITVMPAKVEVRYQPKGVIGIVVPWNFPIFLALSPVIGAIAAGNRVMMKGSEFAQNTSELLKDLLAKTFSPDEITMVTGGVDVASEFTRLPFDHMVFTGSTTVGRKVMQAAAENLTPVTLELGGKSPAIIHPDFPIAEAANRIAFGKGINAGQVCVSPDYILCPKEKVNEFTDAFIEATKKSYPTLRNNEDFTAIITERQKERLESYIDDALAKGADLLTVNPEDEDLSGTRKLPTTLVLGATEDMLVMREEIFGPILPVLPYDKLEDAIAYVNDRPRPLALYYFDWNTSRADEVLGQTHSGGACINDTMSHVMSDDIPFGGVGPSGIGHYHGEEGFKAFSHAKGVVRKGRINAAAFIGPPWDNMMFKGLMALQELRFRRRRIKD; translated from the coding sequence ATGACGATTGAAGGCGGAAAATTTGAGGCCGATGTAAGGGGTGAATTAAATCAACTTCTTCTCGCTCAGAAGAATGCATTTCTCAAAGACCCTATGCCGAGTAGGAAAGAGCGCATTAGACGGCTCGATAAAATTCACAATCTTCTTGTCGATAACCGTGATGCTTTTGCAGAAGCTGTTAATAAAGATTTTTCTGGTCGGCCAAAAGCTGAAACTGACCTCGCCGAAATAATGCCACTGTTGGACGGTATTGCATACTACCGCAAACGTGTCGGAATATTAATGAAGCCGGAAAGGCGTGGTGTTCCGATAACCGTTATGCCGGCAAAAGTAGAGGTTAGATACCAGCCTAAAGGTGTGATTGGGATTGTCGTGCCATGGAATTTCCCGATCTTTCTCGCATTGTCGCCGGTTATTGGTGCGATTGCCGCTGGGAACAGGGTCATGATGAAGGGGTCCGAGTTTGCACAGAATACGAGCGAACTTCTTAAGGATCTGCTTGCCAAAACATTCTCCCCTGATGAGATCACAATGGTGACAGGTGGGGTCGATGTGGCGTCAGAATTTACGAGGTTGCCTTTTGATCATATGGTCTTCACAGGCTCCACTACGGTTGGACGTAAGGTAATGCAGGCTGCTGCTGAAAACCTTACGCCTGTGACCTTGGAACTTGGGGGCAAATCACCAGCGATTATCCATCCTGATTTCCCAATTGCAGAAGCTGCAAATCGGATTGCCTTTGGCAAAGGGATAAATGCTGGCCAAGTCTGCGTTTCCCCGGATTATATTCTATGCCCGAAAGAAAAAGTAAATGAGTTTACTGATGCCTTTATCGAGGCAACGAAAAAGAGCTACCCAACTCTCAGGAACAATGAAGATTTCACCGCAATTATTACCGAGAGGCAAAAAGAGCGATTGGAATCATACATTGATGATGCATTAGCAAAAGGTGCAGACCTTTTGACGGTTAACCCTGAAGATGAAGACCTCTCTGGCACCAGAAAGCTGCCGACAACGCTTGTTTTGGGGGCGACTGAAGATATGCTTGTGATGCGCGAAGAAATCTTTGGCCCAATTCTGCCTGTATTGCCTTACGATAAGCTTGAGGATGCGATTGCTTATGTCAATGATCGACCGCGCCCACTTGCTCTTTACTATTTCGACTGGAACACAAGCCGGGCCGATGAAGTGTTGGGTCAAACCCATTCAGGCGGCGCCTGTATCAACGATACTATGAGCCATGTGATGTCTGATGATATTCCGTTTGGAGGGGTTGGTCCTTCTGGAATTGGGCACTATCACGGTGAAGAAGGTTTCAAGGCTTTCAGCCACGCAAAAGGTGTTGTCAGAAAAGGGCGCATAAATGCAGCTGCCTTCATTGGGCCGCCTTGGGATAATATGATGTTTAAGGGTTTGATGGCGCTCCAGGAACTGCGTTTCCGTCGTCGTCGGATCAAGGACTAA
- a CDS encoding GNAT family N-acetyltransferase, translated as MQEKIRYDGASRRFERFVDELETTLRFRPIVPEDRSLFEAGIRGLSDRSRYLRFFTGFKEAPPRILDLLSSVDGKRHVAWCALNITNEAETETAAAAAHAIMEPYDSDEADLAFAVIDDYQGYGIARMLIYSVAKDAFNVGLTRFRATVLAENHHAQHLMKHLGASIRDASGTTLEYEVSISTMIEKIEEAKNPAILLDFTKEFSRL; from the coding sequence ATGCAGGAAAAAATTAGATATGATGGCGCGAGCCGAAGATTTGAGCGCTTTGTTGATGAATTAGAAACGACTCTAAGGTTTAGGCCTATTGTCCCGGAAGATAGAAGTTTGTTCGAAGCAGGGATTCGTGGGTTGTCTGACCGTTCTCGTTATCTGCGGTTTTTTACCGGTTTCAAAGAAGCGCCGCCCAGAATACTTGATTTGTTATCTTCTGTTGATGGAAAAAGGCACGTTGCCTGGTGCGCGCTCAATATAACGAATGAGGCTGAGACTGAGACAGCGGCGGCGGCGGCCCATGCGATAATGGAGCCATATGATAGTGATGAAGCAGACCTCGCATTTGCCGTGATCGATGATTATCAGGGCTACGGAATTGCTCGTATGTTGATCTATTCGGTTGCTAAGGATGCGTTTAATGTAGGTTTGACAAGATTTAGGGCTACCGTGCTTGCGGAAAATCACCACGCTCAACATTTAATGAAGCATTTAGGGGCGTCAATTAGGGATGCGAGCGGCACGACATTGGAATATGAAGTGTCAATTTCAACCATGATTGAGAAGATAGAAGAAGCAAAAAATCCAGCGATTTTACTAGACTTTACTAAAGAATTTAGTCGCTTGTGA
- a CDS encoding NADH:flavin oxidoreductase/NADH oxidase family protein, with the protein MATLAEPLKLKSGTVLKNRISKAAMNEAMATPDGKITKDHIALYEAWSKSGAGLLVTGNMMVDGRHMNEPLVVDALHEANGDMLAQWAATGNSTDTHIWPQISHPGKQSPKMVNDEPVSPSVVPIPNEMFVSPRELTEPEIEDIIERFGKSAERCEATGFSGIQLHGAHGYLIGQFLSPHHNRRTDKWGGSFDNRIRFVRELYKSVRDKTGKDFNVGIKINSSDFQKGGFGEEESLLTAEVLDDLGFDLIEISGGSWENPINRTGAIKESTRKREAYFLEYAEKIKKKIDTPIMVTGGFRSAAGMNEAIQSGAVDIVGVARPFAVDPEFATHALQDPGYRSTVEPIKSGIKKLDAMAIMEISWYTLQLQRIAKGKAPKRKARGALSAAEVLYKFWKNGRAVKRVRAS; encoded by the coding sequence ATGGCTACTCTAGCGGAACCATTGAAGCTCAAATCAGGAACGGTCCTAAAAAACCGAATTTCAAAAGCCGCGATGAACGAAGCGATGGCCACCCCTGATGGCAAGATTACTAAAGATCATATTGCGCTCTATGAGGCTTGGAGCAAAAGCGGCGCAGGCCTGTTGGTAACGGGTAACATGATGGTTGATGGTCGTCATATGAACGAGCCCCTCGTTGTCGATGCCCTTCATGAAGCAAACGGCGATATGCTTGCTCAATGGGCTGCAACTGGCAACTCAACCGACACGCATATTTGGCCGCAAATCAGTCACCCTGGTAAGCAATCCCCTAAAATGGTGAATGACGAGCCAGTCTCACCGTCCGTGGTGCCGATCCCGAACGAAATGTTCGTCTCGCCAAGGGAGCTTACAGAGCCTGAGATTGAAGATATAATTGAACGTTTCGGCAAGTCGGCAGAACGCTGTGAAGCCACGGGGTTTTCAGGCATCCAACTGCACGGAGCGCATGGGTATCTTATCGGACAATTCCTGTCCCCCCATCACAATCGCCGGACTGACAAGTGGGGCGGCTCTTTTGATAACCGCATACGGTTTGTTCGCGAACTTTATAAATCCGTCAGAGACAAAACAGGAAAAGACTTTAACGTCGGAATCAAAATTAACTCTTCTGATTTCCAAAAGGGTGGATTCGGCGAAGAAGAATCTCTGCTAACAGCAGAAGTTCTCGATGATCTCGGTTTTGACCTAATAGAAATATCTGGTGGAAGTTGGGAAAATCCAATTAATAGAACAGGTGCCATCAAGGAAAGCACTCGCAAACGCGAAGCCTACTTCCTTGAATATGCGGAAAAAATCAAAAAGAAAATTGATACACCAATAATGGTAACGGGCGGTTTCCGAAGCGCAGCTGGCATGAACGAAGCTATTCAAAGCGGCGCTGTTGACATTGTGGGCGTTGCTCGCCCATTCGCTGTTGACCCAGAATTTGCCACCCATGCCCTCCAAGATCCTGGATATCGCTCTACTGTTGAGCCAATCAAATCTGGAATTAAGAAATTGGATGCCATGGCGATCATGGAAATCAGTTGGTACACATTGCAACTTCAACGTATTGCAAAAGGAAAAGCGCCCAAGCGAAAAGCCCGTGGTGCGCTATCCGCAGCAGAAGTTTTATATAAATTCTGGAAAAATGGTCGCGCTGTAAAGCGAGTTCGTGCATCTTAG
- a CDS encoding helix-turn-helix domain-containing protein, whose protein sequence is MKQTSFAEMRCSVARALDQVGSWWSLLIIRDAMMGARRFKDFESSLGIAKNTLTNRLKELLDNGILKQVEPENGSKYLDYELTEKGRDLAPIIMTLAQWGDKWSVHEDGPSFELRNKRSDEEISRLWPRDHDGTAIDLADVMLSREGRNGQETRTIAPEAGGLNDD, encoded by the coding sequence ATGAAACAGACGTCTTTTGCTGAGATGAGATGTTCGGTCGCGAGGGCTTTGGATCAAGTGGGATCATGGTGGTCGTTGCTGATTATTCGTGATGCCATGATGGGCGCCCGTCGCTTTAAAGATTTCGAAAGTTCGCTCGGAATTGCAAAAAATACCCTGACAAACAGGCTAAAAGAATTGCTGGACAATGGTATCCTGAAGCAAGTGGAGCCAGAGAATGGCAGTAAATATCTCGATTATGAATTGACCGAAAAAGGCAGAGATCTGGCGCCAATCATTATGACCTTGGCTCAATGGGGCGATAAATGGTCTGTTCACGAAGATGGTCCATCGTTTGAATTAAGAAATAAGCGATCTGATGAAGAAATCAGCCGACTTTGGCCGCGCGATCATGACGGAACTGCCATTGATCTGGCTGATGTCATGCTCTCGCGTGAAGGGCGGAACGGGCAAGAAACTCGAACGATTGCACCAGAGGCAGGAGGCTTGAATGACGATTGA
- a CDS encoding PAS domain-containing protein encodes MFHSIDLDSIPEAHPVYVFNRFWSDHLSADGIMRRSEFDPMDVPQIIPWMNVFDYDPGAIGNEFSYRLSGTGIVKLFGGELTGHKLGHMMQQQGLKERLAADMFRCLESKIPAFSESYVVLEGVDPVDIYRGLFPVSTNGTSIDQLFAVLADKNLKLTVE; translated from the coding sequence ATGTTTCACTCTATTGACCTAGATAGTATTCCAGAAGCACATCCGGTTTATGTGTTTAATCGCTTCTGGAGTGATCATTTAAGTGCAGATGGCATCATGCGTCGGTCTGAGTTCGATCCGATGGATGTGCCGCAAATTATTCCCTGGATGAATGTTTTTGATTATGATCCTGGCGCAATCGGTAACGAGTTTTCGTATCGCTTGTCTGGTACAGGTATCGTGAAATTATTTGGGGGAGAGCTTACGGGCCATAAGCTTGGGCATATGATGCAACAACAGGGCCTTAAAGAGCGGCTCGCTGCAGATATGTTTAGATGCCTTGAAAGCAAAATACCTGCGTTTAGCGAGTCCTATGTGGTATTAGAGGGGGTTGATCCGGTCGATATATACCGCGGTCTTTTCCCTGTTTCCACAAATGGCACGTCAATCGATCAATTATTTGCAGTGTTGGCGGATAAGAACCTGAAATTGACTGTTGAATAG
- a CDS encoding TauD/TfdA family dioxygenase produces MSIQVTPNGEACGAIVAGIDLSNPVSSEEIAEIRKAWLEHHVLIFPKQVLTDDDLERVSLYFGEFGVDPFIKPIEGHKNIIAIQREADETSPIFADIWHTDWSFQEVPPAGTCLYSVDVPPEGGDTLYANQHLALEKMPEDLRKRLEGKYAFHSAMMGYSKKGSYGDKDEGRSMVIEASDDALEKQAHPIIRQHPESGKEAIFGTAIAYMVGIEGMPQKEGMDLLMELQRWQVQEEFVYRHKWENNMLVIWDNRSVLHKATGGYEGYRRELHRTTVADDVSRWKEKPVMRNTSISEDQSESVAKERISISGADDIMAQLKPAVDTFGGFPNPVKMNFGTAGVFHISGKDIVREDRQADCTISMAPEVFELVINGDIDVMGAVMEGKVQVEGDSSIAISLQGLF; encoded by the coding sequence ATGTCGATACAAGTAACACCAAATGGAGAGGCTTGTGGTGCTATTGTGGCTGGTATTGATCTTTCAAACCCAGTTTCAAGCGAAGAGATTGCTGAAATACGTAAAGCATGGTTGGAGCATCATGTTCTTATATTCCCAAAGCAGGTTTTGACTGATGATGACCTGGAGAGGGTAAGTCTCTATTTCGGTGAATTTGGAGTTGATCCCTTTATCAAGCCGATTGAAGGCCACAAGAATATTATCGCAATTCAGCGTGAAGCCGATGAAACCAGCCCTATCTTTGCGGATATTTGGCACACGGACTGGAGTTTTCAGGAAGTGCCGCCCGCCGGTACCTGCCTTTATTCCGTCGACGTTCCCCCCGAAGGCGGTGATACCCTCTATGCCAATCAACATCTGGCGTTAGAGAAAATGCCTGAGGACCTTCGAAAGCGCCTGGAAGGAAAATATGCCTTTCATTCCGCTATGATGGGATATTCCAAGAAAGGTTCATACGGTGACAAGGATGAAGGCCGAAGCATGGTAATCGAGGCGTCAGATGACGCGCTCGAAAAACAGGCACATCCTATTATCAGGCAGCACCCGGAAAGCGGAAAAGAGGCCATTTTTGGAACAGCTATTGCCTATATGGTCGGCATTGAAGGTATGCCTCAAAAAGAAGGAATGGACCTTTTGATGGAATTGCAGCGTTGGCAGGTTCAAGAAGAATTTGTCTATCGTCACAAATGGGAAAATAACATGTTAGTTATTTGGGATAACCGAAGCGTTTTGCATAAGGCAACGGGTGGTTATGAAGGGTATCGCCGCGAATTACATCGAACCACAGTCGCAGATGATGTGTCCCGCTGGAAAGAAAAACCCGTCATGAGAAATACATCGATTAGTGAAGACCAGTCAGAGTCTGTTGCAAAAGAGCGTATTTCAATATCAGGCGCTGATGATATTATGGCTCAACTTAAGCCTGCCGTCGATACATTTGGCGGCTTCCCCAATCCTGTGAAAATGAATTTTGGAACTGCTGGTGTATTCCATATCTCCGGTAAGGACATTGTAAGGGAAGACAGACAAGCCGACTGCACAATTTCTATGGCACCTGAAGTGTTTGAGTTAGTAATAAACGGCGATATAGACGTAATGGGGGCCGTGATGGAAGGCAAGGTCCAGGTTGAAGGTGACTCTTCAATTGCCATCAGTTTGCAGGGATTATTCTGA
- a CDS encoding SDR family NAD(P)-dependent oxidoreductase, with protein sequence MNGTVVILGAGVSQGIGGALARKFAAEGHHVVVTGRTLEKVESVADEIKTAGHSAEAMQVDVTQEKDQDALFEHVAKLGPLSAVLFNAGNNAVIPFAELTSETYEQFWRIGSYGAFLTAKRAIPLLEEQGEGSLFFTGASASLRGRPNFAHFAAMKAGLRMLAQALARDYGPKGVHVVHAIIDGVVNSERTRSRYGEYMDSLGENGVLSPDAVADSYWHIHNQPKSAWTHEIEMRPFSEKW encoded by the coding sequence ATGAATGGAACTGTCGTTATTTTAGGGGCTGGCGTTTCCCAAGGAATTGGTGGCGCGCTTGCCAGGAAGTTTGCAGCCGAAGGCCATCATGTTGTGGTGACAGGCCGTACGCTTGAAAAAGTTGAAAGCGTTGCAGACGAAATCAAAACGGCTGGTCATTCAGCTGAAGCGATGCAGGTCGATGTGACACAAGAAAAAGACCAGGATGCGTTGTTTGAACATGTTGCCAAACTCGGCCCGTTGTCGGCGGTACTATTTAATGCAGGCAACAATGCAGTGATCCCTTTCGCAGAATTAACGTCAGAGACCTATGAACAGTTTTGGCGTATCGGGTCTTATGGTGCCTTCCTAACAGCAAAGCGGGCGATACCCCTTCTTGAAGAACAAGGCGAGGGAAGCCTCTTCTTCACAGGCGCATCTGCATCATTGAGAGGCCGCCCGAACTTTGCGCACTTCGCCGCGATGAAAGCAGGCCTCAGAATGCTTGCGCAGGCACTCGCACGTGATTACGGACCAAAAGGTGTTCATGTTGTACATGCTATTATTGATGGTGTCGTTAATTCGGAACGTACCCGTTCGCGTTACGGTGAATATATGGATAGCTTGGGAGAAAACGGTGTCCTGTCTCCAGACGCAGTTGCAGACAGCTATTGGCATATTCACAATCAGCCCAAGTCCGCATGGACGCACGAAATTGAAATGCGCCCCTTCAGTGAAAAATGGTGA
- a CDS encoding TonB-dependent receptor: MTKWTLLATSALTLSLNSGIASAQETDNTTVDEIIVTATRRAESIQDVPIAVTALSQSALEREGVNDIVALTSLSTSFNINSAQTETGGTTLRIRGVGTTGNNIGLESSVGVFLDGVFLSRPGVALTDLLDVNQIEVLRGPQGTLFGRNTSAGALNVTTKKPNLDELEGFANATYGNFDQVNFQGGVSFPLVTNELGIRLSGAYRSRDGFLQSSTGAESGSRDRYVLRGQLLWEPDDSWQVRAIFDYAETDDECCDAVLLTETPFAPLFDVAGVTPANGGVTDVGLEALDNRRSNADQFFNPSDQFGVSLEIQKDFGAATLTYIGAYREFDAISDQDSDFTAADIFRFGSDTTIENFTHEVRLQGEAFNSRLNWLIGAYYSDEDISEVQSFVLGDDFQPTIDASILGAAGAPAAFPFGTNPFALFTGGVDHTGDFANNLFTQNGKSFSIFTHNILDITEDISLTVGLRYVDESKDGQFTQLSAQSNACFAGLQGAVLPGAPIPVPDALTPLVVGFGCFPFVVVADSPFAQFLPLPQTFNDRFEDDELVYTIKGSYQVSDDVLFFAGFTHGFKSGGFNLDPTAASGGASPIFNSEEIDSYEAGLKATLPNGITANFAFFHQNLSDFQVLEFTGAQFQTFNVPRARSTGVELEVQGNLNEFFSFNLSGTYANARYPENCADGLQGTVSEDLFIRTQNLCGSLLTNSSRFNGLASLTYEAPLSDTMDFFITGSVKYESRRRTATQPTVVGSDVPFAFDFQPGNAKINLRAGIHFNENITFEAWVTNLTDQQTRGLSFNVPLRGFTSPTAGDLGSVGAFLQEPRFYGATIRYKF, translated from the coding sequence ATGACGAAATGGACTTTGCTTGCAACGAGCGCGCTTACACTATCGCTAAATAGTGGGATAGCATCTGCACAAGAAACCGATAACACGACAGTAGATGAGATTATCGTTACTGCCACAAGGCGCGCAGAAAGTATTCAAGACGTGCCAATCGCCGTCACTGCCCTCAGTCAGAGCGCACTCGAACGCGAAGGCGTAAATGACATAGTCGCACTTACAAGCCTGTCTACAAGTTTTAATATCAATAGTGCCCAAACTGAAACCGGGGGTACCACGCTTCGCATCAGGGGTGTAGGCACCACAGGTAATAATATCGGCCTTGAAAGTTCTGTCGGGGTATTTCTTGACGGAGTCTTCCTATCCCGACCCGGTGTAGCTTTAACCGACCTTTTGGATGTCAACCAAATCGAAGTATTACGGGGCCCACAAGGAACCCTTTTTGGTCGAAATACATCCGCTGGCGCTCTTAACGTCACCACAAAAAAACCGAATCTTGATGAACTTGAAGGGTTTGCCAATGCGACCTACGGCAACTTCGACCAGGTAAACTTTCAGGGCGGCGTCAGCTTTCCTCTCGTAACTAACGAACTTGGCATAAGGCTCTCGGGGGCATACCGAAGCCGTGATGGCTTCCTGCAAAGTTCAACGGGTGCAGAAAGTGGTTCTAGAGACCGTTATGTTCTCCGCGGGCAGTTGTTATGGGAACCCGATGACAGTTGGCAGGTTAGAGCCATTTTTGATTATGCAGAGACAGATGATGAATGCTGTGACGCTGTTTTGCTCACAGAAACACCTTTTGCCCCTCTTTTTGACGTTGCAGGCGTAACACCAGCAAATGGCGGCGTCACCGATGTGGGGTTAGAGGCGCTGGATAACCGTCGTTCAAACGCAGATCAGTTTTTCAACCCGTCAGATCAGTTCGGTGTCTCGCTTGAAATTCAAAAGGATTTTGGTGCTGCGACCCTCACTTATATCGGCGCCTACCGAGAATTCGATGCTATTTCCGATCAGGATAGTGACTTTACTGCCGCAGACATTTTCCGGTTTGGTTCAGATACAACAATCGAAAATTTCACCCACGAAGTTCGTCTTCAGGGGGAAGCGTTTAATTCACGCCTAAACTGGCTCATCGGCGCATACTATTCAGACGAAGACATTTCAGAAGTTCAAAGTTTCGTTCTCGGGGATGATTTTCAGCCTACGATCGACGCTTCCATATTAGGTGCTGCAGGCGCTCCAGCGGCCTTTCCATTTGGCACCAATCCATTCGCTCTTTTCACCGGTGGTGTGGATCATACAGGTGATTTTGCCAACAACCTTTTCACCCAGAATGGCAAATCCTTTTCAATCTTCACCCACAACATTCTCGATATCACAGAAGATATCAGCTTAACCGTTGGCCTTAGATATGTGGATGAAAGTAAGGACGGACAGTTTACACAGCTGTCTGCGCAGTCAAATGCTTGTTTTGCAGGCCTTCAAGGCGCGGTATTGCCTGGCGCCCCTATTCCGGTGCCTGACGCGCTCACGCCGTTAGTGGTTGGTTTTGGCTGTTTCCCGTTTGTTGTTGTTGCCGATAGTCCATTTGCTCAATTCTTACCGCTGCCACAGACTTTCAATGATCGGTTTGAAGACGACGAGCTCGTCTATACCATCAAAGGTAGCTACCAGGTTTCCGATGATGTTCTGTTTTTTGCAGGTTTCACCCACGGCTTCAAATCTGGTGGTTTTAACCTGGACCCTACTGCTGCGTCCGGCGGTGCCAGCCCGATATTCAACTCTGAAGAAATCGATTCCTATGAGGCAGGTTTAAAAGCGACACTACCAAATGGCATCACCGCAAACTTCGCGTTTTTCCATCAGAACCTAAGCGATTTTCAGGTTTTGGAATTCACGGGAGCTCAGTTCCAAACCTTTAACGTGCCACGCGCAAGAAGCACCGGTGTGGAACTTGAGGTACAAGGCAACTTAAACGAATTTTTCTCTTTCAATCTGTCTGGGACTTATGCCAATGCACGCTACCCGGAAAATTGCGCCGACGGCCTTCAAGGCACGGTTTCCGAGGACCTATTTATAAGAACTCAGAACCTTTGCGGATCATTACTGACAAACTCGTCGCGCTTCAATGGCCTAGCGAGCCTTACCTACGAAGCCCCCCTCAGTGATACGATGGACTTTTTCATCACAGGGTCGGTTAAGTACGAATCCCGTCGTAGAACCGCTACGCAGCCAACCGTTGTCGGTAGTGATGTGCCCTTTGCCTTTGACTTCCAGCCAGGAAACGCAAAAATCAACCTTCGCGCTGGTATCCACTTTAATGAAAACATCACATTTGAGGCCTGGGTTACCAACCTTACAGACCAGCAAACAAGAGGGCTTTCTTTTAACGTGCCTCTTCGTGGCTTCACAAGCCCAACCGCTGGTGACCTTGGATCGGTAGGCGCTTTCCTTCAGGAACCTAGATTTTATGGCGCTACTATTCGATATAAATTTTGA
- a CDS encoding tautomerase family protein yields the protein MPLYVCNSRKGLITNEAKAAIAKDITDIHCEVTAAPPTFVHAFFFEEATHVPIGDSQALLLGQIRAGRTDEQKAEIVERMRASINHHTGIELDDIVAVTTDTPASWVMEGGDLLPEPGEEEEWLAAHEAKLASS from the coding sequence ATGCCACTTTATGTATGTAACAGCCGTAAAGGCCTGATCACCAACGAAGCGAAAGCAGCGATCGCAAAAGACATAACAGATATTCATTGTGAAGTTACCGCTGCACCACCAACATTCGTACATGCTTTTTTCTTTGAAGAAGCCACCCATGTTCCTATCGGCGACAGTCAAGCGCTTTTATTAGGCCAAATTCGCGCCGGGCGTACTGATGAACAGAAAGCTGAAATTGTCGAACGCATGCGTGCTTCGATCAATCACCATACCGGTATTGAGCTTGATGATATCGTTGCCGTAACAACAGATACACCGGCCAGTTGGGTTATGGAAGGTGGCGACCTGTTGCCTGAGCCCGGAGAAGAAGAGGAATGGCTTGCCGCGCATGAAGCCAAACTAGCCAGCAGCTAA